Proteins found in one Paraburkholderia caballeronis genomic segment:
- the cydX gene encoding cytochrome bd-I oxidase subunit CydX: MWYFSWILGIGVALGFGIINVMWLEAHHKVSADEQRGDEA, translated from the coding sequence ATGTGGTACTTCAGCTGGATACTCGGCATCGGCGTGGCGCTCGGCTTCGGCATCATCAACGTGATGTGGCTCGAAGCGCATCACAAGGTGTCCGCGGACGAGCAGCGCGGCGACGAAGCCTGA